Proteins from a genomic interval of Kitasatospora kifunensis:
- the pabB gene encoding aminodeoxychorismate synthase component I: MRTLLVDNYDSFTYNLFHYLAEVNGVEPEVIRNDDPSWRPQLLDGFDNVVLSPGPGTPHRPADFGLCAQIAEQGQLPVLGVCLGHQGLALAHGGRVVRAPEPRHGRASLVRHDGTGLFEGLPNPLEVVRYHSLAVTGLAPELSPGLATELSPELAPELEATAWAEDGVLMALRHRTLPLWGVQFHPESIGTEGGHQLLANFRNLTIRHERYRRPSAPAGAHRGGVEHAAVEHAAVEHARAEHAPVTRRLRVLAEHLLTRWDPEVVFDRVLRGDEHAFWLDSSRSGEPLGRLSIMGNAAGPLARVATADVVRGTVTVRSAESTRVVHGEFLPWLEQDLRQVEVEVPELPFDFALGWVGALGYELKAECDGDQAHRSPDPDAVMVFADRAIVFDHLTGTTHLLALAELPERAELPESGQGDVQAPGGEQAARDWLARTAAELAGLVDLAPDPCQAPEAPLGEEAGLRLRHDREAYLKLIDICQQEIQAGETYEVCLTNMIEAEIDLDPWQAYRFLRRTSPAPFAAFLDFAGLSVLSSSPERFLRIDRHGLMESKPIKGTRPRGADPQEDALLVAELATCEKDRAENLMIVDLVRHDLGRCAEIGSVVAGPVFQVETYATVHQLVSTVRAQLSPGTSAVAGVRSAFPGGSMTGAPKIRTMQIIDRLEAGPRGLYSGAIGYFSLTGAADLSITIRTVVLSHGRLRYGVGGAIIALSDPVAEFEETVVKATPLLRLLGTQMPGRRVATAGSGASGSGHV; this comes from the coding sequence ATGCGCACCCTACTGGTCGACAACTACGACTCCTTCACCTACAACCTCTTCCACTACCTCGCCGAGGTGAACGGGGTGGAGCCCGAGGTGATCCGCAACGACGACCCGAGCTGGCGACCGCAGTTGCTCGACGGGTTCGACAACGTCGTGCTCTCGCCCGGCCCCGGCACCCCGCACCGCCCGGCGGACTTCGGCCTCTGCGCGCAGATCGCCGAGCAGGGCCAACTGCCGGTGCTGGGCGTCTGCCTGGGGCATCAGGGCCTGGCGCTGGCGCACGGCGGGCGGGTCGTGCGCGCACCCGAGCCCCGCCACGGACGCGCCTCACTGGTCCGGCACGACGGCACCGGCCTGTTCGAAGGCCTGCCCAACCCGCTGGAGGTGGTCCGCTACCACTCGCTCGCCGTCACCGGCCTGGCCCCCGAGCTCTCCCCCGGGCTGGCCACCGAGCTCTCCCCCGAGCTGGCCCCCGAGCTGGAGGCGACCGCCTGGGCCGAGGACGGCGTGCTGATGGCGCTGCGCCACCGCACCCTGCCGCTGTGGGGCGTGCAGTTCCACCCGGAGTCGATAGGCACTGAGGGTGGTCATCAACTACTGGCAAATTTCAGGAATCTGACGATACGTCATGAGAGGTATCGGCGACCGTCCGCGCCGGCGGGTGCGCACCGGGGTGGCGTCGAGCACGCGGCCGTTGAGCACGCCGCCGTCGAGCACGCGAGGGCCGAGCACGCCCCGGTCACGCGCCGGCTGCGGGTGCTGGCCGAGCACCTGCTCACCCGGTGGGACCCGGAGGTGGTCTTCGACCGGGTGCTGCGCGGCGACGAGCACGCCTTCTGGCTGGACAGCAGCCGGAGCGGCGAACCGCTGGGCCGACTCTCGATCATGGGCAACGCGGCCGGCCCGCTGGCCCGGGTCGCCACCGCCGACGTGGTCCGCGGTACGGTGACCGTCCGCAGCGCCGAGTCCACCCGGGTGGTCCACGGCGAGTTCCTCCCGTGGCTGGAGCAGGACCTGCGCCAGGTCGAGGTCGAAGTCCCCGAACTGCCCTTCGACTTCGCGCTCGGCTGGGTCGGCGCCCTCGGCTACGAGTTGAAGGCCGAGTGCGACGGCGACCAGGCGCACCGCTCGCCCGACCCCGACGCCGTCATGGTCTTCGCGGACCGGGCGATCGTCTTCGACCACCTCACCGGCACCACCCACCTGCTGGCCCTGGCCGAGCTCCCCGAGCGAGCCGAGCTTCCCGAGTCGGGGCAGGGGGATGTGCAGGCGCCAGGTGGCGAGCAGGCGGCCCGGGACTGGCTGGCCCGGACCGCCGCCGAACTCGCCGGGCTCGTGGACCTGGCACCCGACCCCTGCCAGGCGCCCGAGGCGCCGTTGGGCGAGGAGGCCGGGCTGCGGCTGCGCCACGACCGGGAGGCCTACCTGAAGCTGATCGACATCTGCCAGCAGGAGATCCAGGCCGGCGAGACCTACGAGGTCTGCCTCACCAACATGATCGAGGCCGAGATCGACCTCGACCCCTGGCAGGCCTACCGCTTCCTGCGCCGCACCAGCCCCGCCCCGTTCGCCGCCTTCCTGGACTTCGCCGGCCTGAGCGTACTGAGCAGCTCACCGGAGCGGTTCCTGCGGATCGACCGGCACGGCCTGATGGAGTCCAAGCCCATCAAGGGCACCCGCCCGCGCGGCGCCGACCCGCAGGAAGACGCGCTGCTGGTCGCGGAGTTGGCCACCTGCGAGAAGGACCGCGCCGAGAACCTGATGATCGTCGACCTGGTCCGGCACGACCTCGGGCGCTGCGCCGAGATCGGCTCCGTGGTCGCGGGCCCGGTCTTCCAGGTGGAGACCTACGCGACCGTCCACCAGCTGGTCAGCACGGTGCGAGCCCAACTGAGCCCCGGAACCAGTGCGGTGGCGGGCGTGCGGTCCGCGTTCCCCGGCGGCTCGATGACCGGCGCCCCGAAGATCCGCACCATGCAGATCATCGACCGCCTGGAGGCCGGCCCCCGAGGCCTGTACTCCGGAGCCATCGGCTACTTCTCGCTCACCGGCGCGGCCGATCTGAGCATCACCATCCGCACCGTGGTGCTGAGCCACGGCCGCCTGCGCTACGGGGTCGGCGGCGCGATCATCGCACTCTCCGACCCGGTGGCGGAGTTCGAGGAGACGGTGGTGAAGGCCACCCCGCTGCTGCGACTGCTGGGGACGCAGATGCCCGGCCGCCGGGTTGCCACGGCCGGCTCGGGGGCGTCAGGATCCGGGCACGTCTAG
- a CDS encoding type I polyketide synthase, which produces MVSVHSDDYAIDPAESGQTDVPSDSSLDGSLGGFTLPAVFAAAVAAAPEAIALVDGERSRSWRQWQADVDALARGLQELGVGVGEVVAAQLPNCWEFETLHLAVAAIGAVLLPVHQGNGSAEVRALLERVAPVVVVLPAQAAAQDGPALRAAVPSLRAVLVGGERAGGGAGSSDGDGVETSRTVEQLMDDWLGSTPHPVQVRPDLPFVLIPSSGTTSARPKICLHTHDGLLSNSAAVAAEAAEAFSEAVLTACPLTHLFGLQSIHTALFRSCRQVLLRGWDPDRFLALARASGPSVVFAVPAQLHDVVARLTELQQPAGFRPREVRTAGAAIPGALVGQVRAALDTSLVVVWGMSELGTGTRTFADDPAEVAARSVGRPTLGARVRVVREDGRPCAVGESGELQYHSPSMFRGYYGEPELTWAAITPDGWLRTGDLASLDADGRLRFDGRAAELINVGGRKFNATEVQGLLADLPGIGPLAVVGLRDERLGELPCLVVTEQARGAVGLGAVTEFLRARGVAEYKIPLELVTVAELPRTPAGKLHRRALEQLLATQAAAVAAVTAVAAVAAVAAVAAPGEVSRPADLAEALELVRRCVAQALAPATESAPIGPEATFRSHGLDSIRSIRLRNLLVEATGLALPMSLAFDFPTPAAVARLLTGQAEDAEDSFPPALGDPGAEPVANAFEPVAIVGMACRLPGGVASPEDLWTLIANGTDAISDFPTDRGWDLEHLFHPDPEHRGTSYAREGGFLHEAGHFDAGFFGLSPSEALATDPQQRLLLETAWEALEQAQLDPTSLRGSRTAVFTGAMYHDYGTNSPAGAGALEGLLGIGTAASALAGRISYTFGFHGPALTVDTACSSSLVALHLACRSLRSGESSLALAGGVAVMATPSSFVEFSRLRGLAPDGRCKSFADAADGAAWSEGVGLLVLERLSDARRNGHQVLAVVRGSAVNQDGASNGLTAPNGPAQRRVIRSALADARLTPTEVDAVEAHGTGTKLGDPIEAQALLATYGQGRPAERPLWLGAVKSNIGHTQAAAGVAGVIKMVLALRHGLLPRTLHADAPSAQVDWSAGAVRLLTQDQPWPREAGRARRAGVSSFGISGTNAHVVLEEAPAPVESAARPSGGDSDDGGGAGAGGAVVPWVLSARSGPALRAQARRLAEYAAARPELSARDLAYALATTRARHEHGAVLVGSASAELIAATAALGRGESTTLMTDSGRSGIGKLAFVFTGQGSQRLGMGRELARTFPVFEAALGEACAAFDPLLDRPLTSVLWAEPEPGGADLLHETGYAQPALFAFEVALFRLFESWGVVPDQLVGHSIGEITAAHVAGVLSLADACTLVAARGRLMQALPAGGAMVAVRLAEEEIAGWLREAAGAVPAAGAELPAGAVPSAGAELSAAAVPGPVSIAAVNGPRSVVLSGARQPLAQLVERLGAAGHRTTWLTVSHAFHSPLLEPMLAEFRQALDGLDFNAPTITLVSGLTGLPLTEQEARDPGYWVRQVREPVRFLDAVRQLRRSGVDGFLELGPAAALTPMIDECLAPSSETDEAAASVSATATVVAALSGRGGRGSAGGRGSEGVQGCEGEERAEARAVLGALGRLRLGGVPIDWEAVLPGAEPVPLPSYAFQRQRYWLAQERSTTGLPSASELLAGQAFESQSFESESTEGELPPLAERLAGLAEPEQHEFVLRLVLAETAAVLGGQTLNGSVATRPFTELGINSVNAIELRDRIIAATGARLPATLVFDHPTPAAIVRLVRANLARTALGSPRSTAELLDELEALLAVGVDLDPQAAARLTDLAKRWRPATVGGEPGGGLGGTGLGGGLGGTGLGGGLDLDAASDEELFRLMDGVEG; this is translated from the coding sequence ATGGTGTCCGTTCACAGCGATGACTACGCGATCGATCCGGCCGAGTCCGGTCAAACTGACGTGCCGTCAGACAGCTCGCTGGACGGCTCCTTGGGCGGCTTCACGCTGCCCGCCGTCTTCGCGGCCGCCGTGGCCGCGGCGCCGGAGGCGATCGCGCTGGTGGACGGGGAGCGCTCGCGCAGCTGGCGGCAGTGGCAGGCGGACGTCGACGCGTTGGCCCGCGGGTTGCAGGAACTGGGCGTCGGCGTCGGGGAGGTGGTCGCCGCGCAGCTGCCGAACTGCTGGGAGTTCGAGACCCTGCACCTGGCCGTCGCGGCGATCGGCGCGGTCCTGCTGCCGGTCCACCAGGGCAACGGCAGCGCCGAGGTGCGTGCGCTGCTGGAGCGGGTGGCGCCGGTCGTGGTCGTGCTGCCGGCCCAGGCGGCGGCACAGGACGGGCCGGCACTGCGGGCGGCCGTGCCTTCGCTGCGGGCCGTGCTGGTCGGCGGGGAGCGGGCTGGCGGTGGTGCTGGTAGCAGTGATGGCGACGGCGTCGAAACCTCGCGCACGGTCGAGCAGTTGATGGACGACTGGCTGGGCAGCACCCCGCACCCCGTGCAGGTGCGGCCCGACCTGCCCTTCGTGCTCATCCCCTCCTCCGGCACCACCTCGGCGCGGCCGAAGATCTGCCTGCACACGCACGACGGCCTGCTCTCGAACAGCGCGGCGGTCGCGGCCGAGGCCGCCGAGGCGTTCAGCGAGGCGGTGCTCACGGCCTGCCCGCTCACCCATCTGTTCGGCCTGCAGTCGATCCACACCGCGCTCTTCCGCTCCTGCCGTCAGGTCCTGCTGCGCGGCTGGGACCCGGACCGCTTCCTGGCACTGGCCAGGGCGAGCGGGCCCAGCGTCGTCTTTGCCGTGCCAGCCCAACTCCACGATGTCGTAGCGAGGCTGACGGAACTTCAGCAGCCTGCCGGTTTCCGTCCGCGCGAGGTGCGCACCGCCGGCGCGGCGATCCCGGGCGCGCTGGTCGGCCAGGTCAGGGCGGCACTGGACACCAGCCTGGTGGTGGTCTGGGGCATGTCCGAACTCGGCACCGGCACCCGGACGTTCGCCGATGACCCGGCCGAGGTGGCCGCCCGCAGTGTGGGCCGCCCGACGCTCGGTGCACGGGTGCGGGTGGTGCGCGAGGACGGACGGCCGTGCGCCGTCGGCGAGTCGGGCGAACTGCAGTACCACAGCCCGAGCATGTTCCGCGGCTACTACGGTGAACCGGAGCTGACTTGGGCTGCGATCACCCCGGACGGCTGGCTGCGCACCGGCGATCTGGCCAGCCTCGACGCGGACGGCCGACTCCGATTCGACGGCCGGGCAGCCGAGTTGATCAACGTGGGTGGTCGGAAGTTCAACGCCACCGAGGTCCAGGGCCTGCTGGCCGACCTGCCGGGCATCGGCCCGCTCGCCGTGGTCGGCCTGCGCGATGAGCGGCTCGGCGAACTGCCGTGCCTGGTAGTCACCGAGCAGGCGCGCGGCGCGGTCGGCCTCGGCGCGGTGACGGAGTTCCTGCGGGCGCGCGGGGTGGCCGAGTACAAGATCCCGCTGGAGCTGGTGACGGTCGCCGAACTGCCCCGCACCCCGGCGGGCAAGCTGCACCGGCGGGCGTTGGAGCAGCTGCTCGCCACGCAGGCAGCAGCGGTTGCCGCTGTTACGGCCGTTGCCGCTGTTGCCGCTGTTGCCGCTGTTGCCGCACCCGGCGAGGTAAGCAGGCCCGCGGACCTCGCCGAGGCGCTGGAGCTGGTCCGCCGGTGTGTCGCTCAGGCGCTGGCACCTGCCACCGAGTCGGCGCCGATCGGACCCGAGGCGACCTTCCGCAGCCACGGGCTGGACTCGATCCGCAGCATCCGGCTGCGCAACCTGCTGGTCGAGGCGACCGGGCTGGCGCTGCCGATGAGCCTGGCCTTCGACTTCCCGACCCCGGCGGCGGTCGCCCGGCTGCTGACCGGTCAAGCCGAGGACGCGGAGGACAGCTTCCCGCCCGCGCTCGGCGACCCGGGCGCCGAACCGGTGGCCAACGCCTTCGAACCGGTGGCCATCGTCGGCATGGCCTGCCGACTGCCGGGCGGTGTCGCCTCCCCCGAGGACCTGTGGACGCTGATCGCGAACGGGACCGACGCCATCTCGGACTTCCCGACCGACCGCGGCTGGGACCTGGAGCACCTGTTCCACCCCGACCCGGAGCACCGCGGCACCTCCTATGCCCGCGAGGGTGGCTTCCTGCACGAGGCGGGCCACTTCGACGCCGGCTTCTTCGGGCTCTCCCCCAGCGAGGCGCTGGCCACCGATCCGCAGCAGCGGCTGCTGCTGGAGACGGCCTGGGAGGCGCTGGAGCAGGCGCAGCTCGACCCGACCAGCCTGCGCGGCAGCCGGACGGCGGTGTTCACCGGCGCGATGTACCACGACTACGGCACCAACTCCCCTGCGGGAGCAGGAGCGTTGGAGGGGCTGCTGGGGATCGGCACCGCGGCCAGCGCGCTGGCCGGGCGGATCTCCTACACCTTCGGCTTCCACGGCCCGGCGCTGACGGTGGACACCGCCTGCTCGTCCTCGCTGGTCGCCCTGCACCTGGCCTGCCGATCGCTGCGCTCGGGCGAGTCCTCGCTGGCACTGGCGGGCGGCGTCGCGGTGATGGCGACGCCCTCCTCGTTCGTGGAGTTCTCCCGGCTGCGCGGGCTCGCCCCCGACGGGCGGTGCAAGTCGTTCGCCGACGCCGCCGACGGCGCGGCCTGGTCGGAAGGGGTCGGGCTGCTCGTCCTGGAGCGGCTGAGCGATGCCCGGCGCAACGGGCACCAGGTACTGGCCGTGGTGCGCGGCAGCGCCGTCAACCAGGACGGCGCCTCCAACGGCCTCACCGCGCCGAACGGGCCCGCGCAACGCCGCGTGATCCGCAGCGCGCTGGCCGACGCCCGGCTGACCCCGACCGAGGTGGACGCCGTGGAGGCGCACGGCACCGGGACGAAACTGGGCGACCCGATCGAGGCGCAGGCGCTGCTCGCGACCTACGGGCAGGGCCGGCCGGCCGAGCGGCCGCTGTGGCTGGGCGCGGTGAAGTCGAACATCGGCCACACCCAGGCGGCGGCCGGTGTGGCGGGCGTGATCAAGATGGTGCTGGCGCTGCGGCACGGTCTGCTGCCCCGGACCCTGCACGCGGACGCGCCCTCCGCCCAGGTGGACTGGTCCGCCGGGGCGGTGCGCCTGCTGACACAGGATCAGCCGTGGCCCCGGGAGGCGGGCCGGGCGCGGCGGGCGGGGGTGTCGTCGTTCGGGATCAGCGGGACCAACGCGCACGTGGTGCTGGAGGAGGCGCCGGCGCCGGTCGAGTCGGCGGCGCGGCCGAGCGGCGGTGACAGCGACGATGGCGGTGGCGCTGGCGCTGGCGGCGCGGTGGTGCCCTGGGTGCTGTCCGCGCGTAGCGGTCCGGCACTGCGGGCTCAGGCGCGGCGGCTGGCCGAGTACGCGGCGGCCCGTCCCGAGCTGTCCGCCCGCGACCTGGCGTACGCGCTGGCCACCACCCGGGCCCGGCACGAGCACGGCGCGGTGCTGGTCGGCTCGGCGTCGGCGGAGCTGATCGCGGCGACGGCCGCGCTCGGCCGGGGCGAGTCCACCACCCTGATGACCGATTCTGGGCGGAGTGGAATCGGGAAGTTGGCGTTCGTCTTCACCGGGCAGGGCAGCCAGCGGCTCGGCATGGGCCGCGAACTCGCCCGGACTTTCCCGGTCTTCGAGGCGGCGCTCGGCGAGGCCTGCGCGGCCTTCGACCCGCTGCTCGACCGGCCGCTGACCTCGGTGCTGTGGGCCGAGCCCGAGCCCGGCGGTGCGGACCTCCTGCACGAGACCGGCTACGCGCAGCCCGCCCTGTTCGCCTTCGAGGTCGCGCTGTTCCGGCTCTTCGAGTCCTGGGGCGTGGTCCCGGACCAGTTGGTGGGTCACTCGATCGGCGAGATCACCGCCGCCCATGTCGCCGGGGTCCTCTCGCTGGCGGACGCCTGCACGCTGGTGGCGGCGCGCGGTCGGCTGATGCAGGCGCTGCCGGCCGGCGGCGCGATGGTGGCGGTGCGGCTGGCGGAGGAGGAGATCGCCGGGTGGCTGCGGGAGGCGGCGGGAGCCGTGCCGGCGGCGGGGGCAGAGCTCCCGGCGGGAGCCGTGCCGTCGGCGGGGGCAGAGCTCTCGGCGGCGGCTGTGCCGGGCCCGGTGTCGATCGCGGCGGTGAACGGTCCGCGCTCGGTGGTGCTGTCGGGTGCCAGGCAGCCGCTCGCTCAGCTGGTCGAGCGGCTCGGTGCCGCCGGGCACCGGACCACCTGGCTGACGGTCAGTCATGCTTTCCACTCCCCGCTGCTGGAACCCATGTTGGCGGAGTTCCGGCAGGCGCTGGACGGGCTCGACTTCAACGCACCCACCATCACGCTGGTCTCCGGCCTGACCGGCCTACCGCTGACCGAGCAGGAGGCGCGCGATCCCGGCTACTGGGTGCGGCAGGTGCGCGAGCCGGTCCGATTCCTGGACGCGGTACGGCAGTTGCGACGGTCGGGCGTCGACGGCTTCCTCGAACTCGGCCCGGCGGCCGCGCTCACCCCGATGATCGACGAGTGCCTCGCGCCGTCCTCGGAGACGGACGAGGCTGCGGCCTCCGTGTCCGCGACCGCGACGGTGGTGGCCGCGCTGAGCGGCCGGGGCGGTCGGGGCAGTGCGGGCGGTCGGGGCAGCGAGGGTGTCCAGGGCTGCGAGGGCGAGGAGCGTGCGGAGGCACGGGCAGTGCTCGGCGCACTCGGCCGGCTGCGGCTGGGCGGCGTGCCGATCGACTGGGAGGCCGTTCTGCCCGGGGCCGAGCCGGTGCCGCTGCCGAGCTACGCGTTCCAGCGACAGCGGTACTGGCTGGCCCAGGAGCGGTCTACCACGGGCCTACCGTCAGCGAGCGAGCTACTCGCGGGCCAGGCGTTCGAGAGCCAGTCGTTCGAAAGCGAGTCGACCGAAGGTGAACTGCCACCGCTGGCGGAGCGCTTGGCCGGCCTGGCCGAGCCGGAACAGCACGAGTTCGTGCTGCGCCTGGTCCTGGCCGAGACCGCCGCCGTGCTCGGCGGACAGACGCTGAACGGCTCGGTGGCCACTCGGCCGTTCACCGAGCTGGGCATCAACTCGGTGAACGCCATCGAGCTGCGCGACCGGATCATCGCGGCCACCGGTGCGCGGCTACCCGCCACGCTGGTCTTCGACCATCCCACGCCCGCCGCGATCGTCCGGCTGGTCCGGGCGAACCTCGCCCGGACTGCCCTGGGCTCCCCCCGCTCGACAGCCGAGCTGCTGGACGAGCTGGAGGCGCTGCTCGCGGTCGGCGTGGACCTCGATCCACAGGCCGCAGCCCGACTGACCGACCTCGCCAAGCGCTGGCGCCCGGCCACGGTCGGCGGCGAGCCCGGCGGCGGGCTCGGCGGCACCGGGCTCGGCGGCGGGCTCGGCGGCACCGGGCTCGGCGGCGGGCTCGACCTCGATGCGGCCTCGGATGAGGAGCTGTTCCGCCTGATGGACGGCGTCGAGGGTTAG
- a CDS encoding ATP-binding cassette domain-containing protein, with translation MIEAHEVSKVFGTVRALDAVSVSARRGTVLALLGHNGAGKTTLVGILTAALPPSSGRAAVAGFDVTRQPREVRQRIGLTGQFASVDGQLSGRDNLVLIARLLGAGRTAARTRADELLELFALQDVATRRASTYSGGLRRRLDLAASLVGHPEVIFLDEPTTGLDPSSRLNLWEIVEDLVAEGTTVLLTTQYLEEADRLADSIAVLSAGSVIASGTAAELKAGVGQRTVTVTLDGAADPALALDALRRAALEPVTGRENGAIVIPIAASRDIAAVIRALDQVGIEAAELSFGEPTLDDVYLTLAARPASALSPLSPEPAA, from the coding sequence ATGATCGAGGCCCATGAGGTGAGCAAGGTGTTCGGCACCGTGCGCGCACTGGACGCGGTGAGCGTCTCCGCGCGCCGCGGCACCGTGCTCGCGCTGCTCGGCCACAACGGGGCGGGCAAGACCACCCTGGTCGGCATCCTCACCGCGGCCCTGCCACCCAGCTCGGGACGGGCCGCAGTGGCCGGCTTCGACGTGACCCGCCAGCCGCGCGAGGTCCGTCAACGGATCGGCCTCACCGGCCAGTTCGCCTCGGTCGACGGCCAACTGAGCGGGCGCGACAACCTGGTGCTGATCGCCCGGCTGCTGGGCGCCGGGCGCACGGCGGCCCGCACCCGGGCCGACGAGCTGCTCGAACTGTTCGCGCTGCAGGACGTCGCCACCCGGCGGGCCTCGACGTACTCCGGCGGGCTGCGCCGACGCCTGGACCTGGCGGCGAGCCTGGTCGGCCACCCGGAGGTCATCTTCCTGGACGAGCCCACCACCGGCCTGGACCCGTCGAGCCGGCTGAACCTGTGGGAGATCGTCGAGGACCTGGTCGCCGAGGGCACCACCGTCCTGCTCACCACCCAGTACCTGGAGGAGGCGGACCGACTGGCGGACTCGATCGCGGTGCTCTCGGCCGGTTCGGTGATCGCCAGCGGGACCGCGGCCGAACTGAAGGCCGGAGTCGGCCAGCGCACCGTGACCGTCACCCTCGACGGCGCGGCCGATCCCGCCCTCGCCCTCGACGCCCTGCGCCGGGCCGCCCTGGAGCCGGTGACGGGTCGGGAGAACGGCGCGATCGTGATCCCCATCGCGGCCTCGCGGGACATCGCGGCCGTGATCCGGGCGCTCGACCAGGTCGGGATCGAGGCCGCCGAGCTGTCCTTCGGCGAACCGACCCTCGACGACGTCTACCTCACGCTGGCCGCGCGGCCCGCGTCCGCACTCTCCCCCCTCTCCCCGGAGCCGGCCGCATGA
- a CDS encoding thioesterase II family protein has translation MNSTERSTALWLRRFHPAVERPVRLVCFPHAGGSAPFYHPVSARFGADADVIALQYPGRQDRRLEPCVESIATLADLITDELLTLDEKPTVFFGHSMGAVLAFETAWRLEQKGQHAPRSVIASGRRAPSTSRPETVHLRDDDGILTELRLLNGTNPQLLGDEEIVRMAMPAIRGDYRAIESYRGEPGRTVRAPLTVLTGDADPRTSLAEAQAWAGHTEGAFRLRVLPGGHFFLAEQQAAVNEEIARELGLI, from the coding sequence TTGAACAGCACGGAACGCTCCACGGCCCTGTGGCTACGACGGTTCCACCCGGCCGTCGAGCGCCCCGTCCGACTGGTCTGCTTCCCGCACGCCGGCGGCTCCGCACCCTTCTACCACCCGGTGTCGGCCCGGTTCGGCGCCGACGCCGACGTGATCGCCCTGCAGTACCCCGGCCGCCAGGACCGGCGCCTGGAACCCTGCGTGGAGTCCATAGCCACCCTGGCCGACCTGATCACCGACGAACTGCTCACCCTGGACGAGAAGCCCACTGTCTTCTTCGGTCACAGCATGGGCGCCGTGCTGGCCTTCGAGACGGCCTGGCGACTGGAGCAGAAGGGGCAGCACGCACCGCGCTCGGTCATCGCCTCCGGACGCCGCGCCCCCTCGACCAGCCGCCCCGAGACGGTGCACCTGCGCGACGACGACGGCATCCTGACCGAACTGCGGCTGCTCAACGGGACCAACCCGCAGCTGCTGGGCGACGAGGAGATCGTACGGATGGCGATGCCGGCGATCCGCGGCGACTACCGCGCCATCGAGAGCTACCGCGGCGAGCCCGGCCGCACGGTGCGCGCCCCGCTCACCGTCCTCACCGGGGACGCCGACCCGCGCACCTCGCTGGCCGAGGCCCAGGCCTGGGCCGGCCACACCGAAGGGGCGTTCCGGCTGCGGGTGCTGCCCGGCGGCCACTTCTTCCTCGCCGAGCAGCAGGCAGCGGTCAACGAGGAGATCGCGCGCGAACTCGGCCTGATCTGA
- a CDS encoding ferredoxin → MQITVDSDRCVGAGQCVLAAPAVFDQDEDGVVSLLTEHPAADQHTAVRLASSLCPSRSITVTVQQD, encoded by the coding sequence ATGCAGATCACCGTGGACAGCGACCGATGCGTCGGTGCGGGCCAGTGCGTGCTCGCGGCCCCCGCGGTCTTCGACCAGGACGAGGACGGGGTGGTCAGCCTGCTGACCGAGCACCCCGCGGCCGACCAGCACACCGCCGTTCGGCTGGCGAGCTCGCTCTGCCCCTCGCGCAGCATCACCGTCACCGTCCAGCAGGACTGA
- a CDS encoding cytochrome P450, which produces MKSAEPSVVDFPLRRPGEAFPPPRYQDYRTREGLVVCHLPNGNRAWLVTRHEDVRAVLTNKKISSNPDYPGFPNISDTMGVPRQEQIPGWFVGLDSPEHDRFRKALIPEFTVRRVRELRPAIERTVDAQIDAMLAAGKTAGNTADLVADFALPVPSLVISTLLGVPPVDRDFFESRTRTLIAIRASTDQQRNEATKELLRYINRLVEIKVKWPGDDLISRLLATGTLAAQELPGVLMLLLIAGHETTANNIGLGVMTLLQNPQWIGDDRVVEETLRFHSVADLVSLRVAVEDVEISGQLVKAGEGIIPLVAAANHDADAFACPYQFDPARTERQHVAFGYGVHQCLGQNLVRVEMEIAYRRLFERIPDLELAVPVEELPFKYDGVLCGLHELPVRWSQRPSGAQQEEH; this is translated from the coding sequence ATGAAGAGCGCCGAACCCAGCGTGGTCGACTTTCCGCTGCGCAGGCCCGGCGAGGCCTTCCCGCCGCCGCGCTACCAGGACTACCGGACCCGCGAGGGCCTGGTAGTCTGCCACCTGCCCAACGGGAACCGGGCCTGGCTGGTCACCCGGCACGAGGACGTGCGCGCCGTCCTCACCAACAAGAAGATCAGCTCCAACCCCGACTACCCGGGCTTTCCGAACATCAGCGACACCATGGGCGTGCCGCGCCAGGAGCAGATCCCGGGCTGGTTCGTGGGGCTGGACTCCCCGGAACACGACCGGTTCCGCAAGGCGCTGATCCCCGAGTTCACCGTCCGGCGGGTGCGCGAGCTGCGCCCGGCGATCGAACGCACCGTGGACGCGCAGATCGACGCGATGCTCGCCGCCGGGAAGACGGCCGGGAACACCGCCGACCTGGTGGCCGACTTCGCCCTCCCGGTGCCCTCGCTGGTGATCTCCACGCTGCTCGGCGTCCCGCCGGTGGACCGCGACTTCTTCGAGTCCCGCACCCGGACCCTGATCGCCATCCGCGCCTCCACCGACCAGCAGCGCAACGAGGCCACCAAGGAACTGCTGCGCTATATCAACCGCCTGGTCGAGATCAAGGTGAAGTGGCCCGGCGACGACCTGATCAGCCGGCTCCTCGCCACCGGCACGCTGGCGGCTCAGGAGCTGCCCGGGGTGCTGATGCTGCTGCTGATCGCCGGTCACGAGACCACGGCCAACAACATCGGGCTGGGCGTGATGACCCTGCTGCAGAACCCGCAGTGGATCGGCGACGACCGGGTGGTGGAGGAGACGCTGCGCTTCCACTCGGTGGCCGACCTGGTCTCGCTGCGGGTGGCGGTGGAGGACGTGGAGATCTCCGGGCAGCTGGTCAAGGCAGGCGAAGGCATCATCCCGCTGGTGGCCGCCGCCAACCACGATGCCGACGCCTTCGCCTGCCCCTACCAGTTCGACCCGGCCCGCACCGAGCGCCAGCACGTGGCCTTCGGCTACGGCGTGCACCAGTGCCTGGGGCAGAACCTGGTGCGGGTCGAGATGGAGATCGCCTACCGCCGGCTCTTCGAGCGGATCCCGGACCTCGAACTCGCGGTCCCGGTCGAGGAACTCCCCTTCAAGTACGACGGCGTGCTGTGCGGCCTGCACGAGCTGCCGGTCCGCTGGTCACAGCGCCCGAGCGGCGCACAGCAGGAGGAACACTGA